Proteins from a genomic interval of Mycobacterium conspicuum:
- a CDS encoding type II toxin-antitoxin system VapB family antitoxin: MSRTNIDIDDELAAEVMRRFGLSTKKAAVDLALRRLVGLPLTREFLLGLEGVGWEGDLDDVRSEQPDKF; the protein is encoded by the coding sequence ATGTCACGCACAAACATCGACATCGATGACGAACTTGCCGCGGAGGTAATGCGCAGGTTCGGCCTCTCCACGAAGAAGGCGGCGGTCGATTTGGCGTTGCGACGTCTGGTTGGCTTGCCCCTGACCCGTGAGTTCCTGCTCGGACTCGAAGGAGTCGGCTGGGAGGGTGACCTCGATGACGTGCGAAGCGAACAGCCCGACAAATTTTGA
- the vapC gene encoding type II toxin-antitoxin system VapC family toxin produces MILIDTSAWIEYFRATGSTAAREVRRLLSDGIEQIAMCEPIAMEILCGATNDTHPTLERLINGLPSLAVENAVDFRAAADIYRAARRAGKTIRSINDCLIAAVAIRHNARVVHCDADFDVIAQIASLEAAAIR; encoded by the coding sequence ATGATCCTGATCGACACGTCCGCCTGGATCGAATACTTCCGCGCCACCGGATCCACCGCCGCACGCGAGGTACGCCGGCTGCTCTCGGACGGCATCGAACAGATTGCGATGTGTGAACCCATTGCCATGGAGATCTTGTGCGGAGCGACCAACGACACTCACCCGACGCTCGAACGCCTCATCAACGGGCTGCCCTCGCTGGCTGTCGAAAATGCAGTCGATTTCCGTGCCGCCGCGGATATCTATCGTGCTGCCCGGCGTGCTGGCAAGACAATTCGAAGCATCAACGACTGTCTCATTGCCGCGGTAGCGATCCGCCACAATGCCCGGGTTGTCCACTGCGACGCAGACTTCGATGTCATTGCGCAAATAGCCAGCCTCGAGGCGGCCGCGATTCGGTGA
- a CDS encoding class I SAM-dependent methyltransferase gives MTDFVPAAPQLWTYDALSFLLSGTRRWRPALLDQICPSPGDVIADIGCGTGTQLGLLARACPAAILIGIDPDEAIRRRARAKLARVAPPVQLLPGYLRDAADLLRGRGVTKVLSSLVFHQVPLEEKRAGLAAIHDALQPGGSLHVADYGLQRTAKMRKRFRLVQKGDGFENTEPNARGVLPELMAEVGFARVEETHVFETISGSISIYRALVGAVDN, from the coding sequence GTGACCGACTTCGTGCCGGCGGCGCCACAGTTGTGGACCTACGACGCATTGAGCTTTCTGTTGAGCGGCACCCGGCGCTGGCGTCCGGCGCTGCTCGACCAGATCTGCCCGTCACCGGGCGACGTCATCGCCGACATCGGCTGCGGCACAGGCACCCAGCTGGGCCTGTTGGCGCGGGCCTGCCCGGCCGCGATACTGATCGGCATCGACCCGGACGAGGCGATCCGGCGGCGCGCCCGCGCCAAGCTTGCGCGAGTAGCACCACCGGTGCAGCTGTTGCCCGGATATTTGCGTGACGCCGCCGACCTGTTACGCGGGCGCGGTGTCACAAAGGTGTTGTCGTCATTGGTGTTTCATCAGGTGCCGCTTGAGGAGAAACGCGCCGGGCTGGCCGCCATCCACGACGCGCTGCAACCCGGCGGCAGCCTGCACGTCGCGGACTACGGTTTGCAGCGAACCGCCAAGATGCGCAAGCGTTTTCGCCTCGTCCAGAAGGGCGACGGATTCGAGAACACCGAACCCAACGCGCGGGGCGTGCTGCCCGAATTGATGGCCGAGGTGGGTTTTGCCCGCGTCGAGGAAACCCACGTGTTCGAGACGATCAGCGGATCGATATCGATCTACCGCGCACTCGTCGGGGCTGTGGATAACTGA
- a CDS encoding mismatch-specific DNA-glycosylase yields the protein MRFSRDELKRFSGKTLPDLISHQVRLLFVGINPGLRSVAVQAAFAPRGNRFYPALFQAGITDRLIDASAGFTDADREYLLHRGIGITGLVQRATASAAELTGAELVKGARRLRKTVAEFSPRVVAVLGITAYRAAFNDPGATLGKQLSPYPAAELWVVPNPSGRNAHASVTTLAAAYREVANAAGIEIDA from the coding sequence GTGAGGTTCAGCCGCGACGAGCTGAAGCGGTTCAGCGGTAAAACCCTGCCGGATCTGATTTCCCACCAGGTGCGGCTGCTGTTTGTGGGGATCAACCCGGGACTGCGCAGCGTCGCCGTCCAGGCCGCCTTCGCTCCCCGCGGCAATCGGTTCTATCCGGCGCTGTTTCAGGCCGGAATCACCGACCGCCTCATCGACGCCTCGGCCGGCTTCACCGACGCCGACCGGGAATACCTGTTGCACCGCGGAATCGGCATTACCGGCCTGGTGCAGCGGGCGACGGCGAGCGCGGCCGAGCTGACCGGGGCCGAACTCGTCAAAGGCGCACGGCGCCTACGCAAGACGGTGGCCGAGTTCTCGCCGCGCGTGGTCGCCGTCTTGGGGATCACGGCGTATCGCGCCGCCTTCAACGATCCCGGGGCCACGCTCGGCAAGCAGCTCAGCCCCTACCCTGCCGCCGAATTGTGGGTGGTCCCCAACCCGAGCGGGCGCAACGCCCACGCGTCGGTAACCACCCTGGCGGCCGCCTACCGCGAAGTCGCCAACGCGGCCGGCATCGAGATAGACGCGTGA
- the treZ gene encoding malto-oligosyltrehalose trehalohydrolase: MTEFRVWAPKPERVRLYLDGTDGAVHEMRRSDDGWWRATVEAPPDARYGYLLDDDPTVLPDPRSARQPDGVHERSQLWDADSATWTDTGWSGRPIEGAVIYELHVGTFTPAGTFDSAIDKLDYLVELGVDFVELMPINSFSGPYGWGYDGVLWYSVHEPYGGPDGLVRFVDACHARGLGVLIDAVFNHLGPSGNYLPKFGPYLSSASNPWGEGINIADADSDEVRRYIIGCALRWMRDFHADGLRLDAVHALVDTTAIHILEELAAETDSLSTQLGRPLSLIAESDLNDARLITPRDQGGYGLTAQWDDDIHHAIHAAVSGERQGYYADFGSLASLAQTLRHGFFHAGTYSSFRRRRHGRPLDTARVPATRLLAYTCTHDQVGNRALGDRPSQNLTPGQLAIKAALALASPYTAMLFMGEEWGASTPFQFFSSHPEPELARATAEGRKAEFAEHGWDADDIPDPQDPETFQRSKLNWAEVGTGEHARLHRVYRELIALRHSEPELADPWLGHLVVDYDEDQRWIVVRRGRLAIACNLGTEPTSVPVTGEVVLAFEAPNVGGEATELPAHSFALLRSPREQT; the protein is encoded by the coding sequence ATGACTGAATTCCGCGTGTGGGCGCCCAAACCGGAGCGAGTGCGGCTCTACCTAGACGGCACAGACGGCGCCGTGCACGAGATGAGGCGTTCGGATGACGGCTGGTGGCGCGCGACGGTCGAGGCGCCGCCCGACGCCCGATACGGATACCTGCTCGACGACGACCCCACGGTGCTGCCCGATCCGCGATCGGCCCGCCAGCCCGACGGCGTGCACGAACGCTCGCAACTCTGGGACGCCGACAGCGCCACATGGACCGACACCGGCTGGTCCGGGCGACCGATCGAGGGCGCGGTGATCTACGAGCTGCACGTCGGAACCTTTACGCCGGCGGGCACATTCGACTCCGCCATCGACAAGCTGGACTACCTGGTCGAGCTGGGCGTCGACTTCGTCGAGCTGATGCCGATCAATTCGTTCTCCGGCCCTTACGGCTGGGGCTACGACGGCGTGCTGTGGTACAGCGTGCACGAACCCTACGGCGGCCCCGACGGGCTGGTGCGGTTCGTCGACGCCTGCCACGCCCGCGGCCTGGGTGTGCTGATCGACGCGGTCTTCAACCACCTGGGGCCGTCGGGAAATTACCTGCCGAAGTTCGGCCCCTACCTCTCGTCGGCGAGCAACCCCTGGGGTGAGGGCATCAACATCGCCGACGCCGACTCCGACGAGGTGCGCCGCTACATCATCGGGTGCGCGCTGCGCTGGATGCGCGACTTCCACGCCGACGGGCTGCGCCTGGACGCCGTGCACGCGCTGGTGGACACCACCGCCATCCATATCCTCGAGGAGCTGGCCGCCGAGACCGATTCGCTGTCAACGCAGTTGGGCCGCCCGCTGTCGCTGATCGCCGAGAGCGACCTCAACGACGCGCGGCTGATCACGCCGCGCGACCAAGGCGGGTATGGGCTTACCGCGCAGTGGGACGACGACATCCATCACGCCATCCACGCCGCCGTGTCCGGTGAGCGGCAGGGCTACTACGCGGACTTCGGCTCGCTGGCCAGCCTGGCACAGACGCTGCGGCACGGGTTCTTTCACGCCGGCACCTATTCGTCATTCCGGCGGCGCCGCCACGGGCGCCCACTGGACACCGCGCGGGTCCCGGCCACCAGGCTGCTCGCCTACACCTGCACCCACGATCAGGTCGGCAATCGCGCGCTCGGGGATCGCCCCTCCCAGAACCTCACCCCCGGCCAGCTGGCGATCAAGGCCGCGCTGGCCCTCGCATCCCCTTATACCGCAATGCTTTTCATGGGCGAGGAATGGGGCGCGTCGACGCCGTTCCAGTTCTTCAGTTCGCATCCCGAGCCGGAGCTGGCCCGCGCCACCGCCGAGGGACGCAAGGCCGAGTTCGCCGAGCACGGCTGGGACGCCGACGACATTCCCGATCCGCAGGATCCGGAGACCTTCCAGCGCTCCAAGCTGAACTGGGCGGAGGTCGGGACCGGCGAACACGCCCGGCTGCACCGGGTATATCGCGAGCTGATCGCGCTGCGGCACAGCGAGCCCGAGCTGGCCGACCCTTGGCTGGGCCATCTCGTCGTCGACTACGACGAGGATCAACGCTGGATCGTCGTGCGTCGCGGCCGGCTGGCGATCGCCTGCAACCTCGGCACCGAGCCGACCAGCGTGCCGGTCACCGGCGAGGTGGTGCTGGCCTTCGAGGCGCCGAACGTTGGCGGCGAGGCCACCGAGCTACCCGCCCACTCGTTCGCCCTGCTGCGGTCCCCCCGCGAGCAGACGTAA
- the treY gene encoding malto-oligosyltrehalose synthase produces MAFPVLSTYRLQLRGASSGFGFTFADAENLVDYLDELGVSHLYLSPIITATSGSTHGYDVTDPTTVSAELGGPEGLARLSAAARARGLGLIVDIVPNHVGIDQPQQNPWWWDVLRHGRSSQYASYFDIDWDLADGRIVLPVLGSDDDVDALEVDGDLLRLGDLALPLAPGTSGGTGAQVHDRQHYRLVGWRNGVCGYRRFFSITSLAGLRQEDRAVFDASHAEVARWFTEGLVDGVRIDHPDGLSDPSGYLAWLRELVGPDAWIVIEKILAVDEALEPTLPVAGTTGYDVLREVGGVFVDPNGEPALTALVESAGVDYQAMPVLLAQLKVRAATDTLASELRRLRRAIAAAAGTDHPQLPEAVAALLTHIGVYRTDYLGLSATLPGALAETQTATPELVPALQVIAAALAVGGEPATRLQQLCGAVTAKSVEDCLFYRDARLVSLNEVGGEPHRFGVGVAEFHQRAATRARLWPQAMTTLTTHDTKRGEDVRARIGVLSQVPSLWTEFLARWEIEAPSPDVATGQFLWQNIFGVWPVSGEVTDTLRERLHGYTEKAIREAAWHTSWNDPDTAFEDAVHSWLDTVLDGPVAAALTELVAQLNPHAASDALGQKLLALTVPGIPDVYQGTELWDDSLVDPDNRRAVAYPARRAALDALQHPKIRVVTTALRLRRTHPESFLHGDYVPVLAGGSAADHVVAFRRGRDILVAVTRWTVRLAETGWGNTVLPLPEGSWTDALTGATAVGPTSAAELFAELPVVLLVRGHD; encoded by the coding sequence ATGGCCTTTCCCGTGCTGTCGACCTACCGGCTGCAGCTGCGCGGTGCCTCCAGCGGGTTCGGATTTACCTTCGCCGACGCCGAGAACCTGGTGGATTACCTCGACGAACTCGGGGTCTCGCATCTCTACCTGTCGCCCATCATCACCGCGACCTCCGGTTCCACCCACGGGTACGACGTCACCGACCCGACGACGGTGTCGGCGGAGCTGGGCGGCCCCGAGGGCCTTGCGCGGCTGTCGGCGGCGGCGCGCGCACGCGGGCTGGGGCTGATCGTCGATATCGTGCCCAACCACGTGGGAATCGACCAGCCCCAACAGAACCCGTGGTGGTGGGACGTCCTTCGACACGGCCGATCATCGCAGTACGCGTCGTACTTCGACATCGACTGGGACTTGGCCGACGGCCGAATCGTGTTGCCGGTCTTGGGTTCCGACGATGACGTCGACGCGCTCGAGGTCGACGGCGACCTGCTGCGGTTGGGGGACCTGGCGCTGCCGCTCGCCCCGGGCACGTCCGGTGGCACCGGCGCGCAGGTGCACGACCGCCAGCACTACCGGTTGGTGGGCTGGCGCAACGGGGTGTGCGGATATCGGCGGTTCTTCTCGATCACCTCGCTGGCCGGGCTGCGCCAGGAGGACCGCGCCGTGTTCGACGCCAGTCACGCCGAGGTCGCCCGATGGTTCACCGAGGGGCTGGTCGACGGCGTGCGCATCGACCACCCCGACGGATTATCCGATCCCAGTGGCTATTTGGCATGGCTGCGCGAGTTGGTCGGCCCGGACGCCTGGATCGTGATCGAGAAGATCCTGGCCGTCGACGAGGCGCTGGAACCCACCCTTCCGGTCGCCGGAACCACCGGCTACGACGTGTTGCGCGAAGTCGGCGGGGTCTTCGTCGATCCGAACGGTGAGCCCGCGCTGACGGCGCTGGTGGAATCCGCCGGCGTGGACTATCAGGCCATGCCCGTGCTGCTCGCGCAGCTCAAGGTGCGCGCCGCCACCGACACGCTGGCCAGCGAGCTGCGCAGGCTGCGCCGCGCGATCGCGGCCGCCGCCGGCACCGACCATCCACAGCTGCCCGAGGCGGTGGCCGCACTGCTCACCCATATCGGGGTGTACCGCACCGACTACCTGGGCCTGTCCGCGACCCTGCCCGGGGCGCTAGCCGAAACCCAAACGGCCACACCGGAATTGGTACCCGCGCTGCAGGTGATCGCCGCGGCTTTGGCGGTCGGCGGCGAACCGGCCACGCGGCTGCAGCAGCTGTGCGGAGCGGTCACCGCCAAATCCGTCGAGGACTGCCTGTTCTACCGCGACGCCCGGCTGGTGTCGCTCAACGAGGTCGGCGGGGAACCGCACCGGTTCGGCGTCGGCGTCGCGGAATTCCATCAGCGCGCCGCCACCCGCGCCCGGCTGTGGCCGCAGGCGATGACCACGCTGACCACCCACGACACCAAACGCGGCGAGGACGTGCGCGCGCGCATCGGTGTGCTGTCCCAGGTGCCGTCGCTGTGGACCGAATTCCTCGCCCGCTGGGAAATCGAGGCCCCCTCCCCCGACGTCGCGACCGGACAATTCCTGTGGCAGAACATCTTCGGGGTGTGGCCGGTCAGCGGTGAAGTCACCGACACGCTCCGCGAGCGGCTGCACGGGTACACCGAAAAGGCCATCCGGGAGGCGGCCTGGCACACCTCGTGGAACGACCCGGACACCGCGTTCGAGGATGCGGTGCACTCTTGGCTGGACACCGTGCTCGACGGCCCGGTGGCCGCGGCGCTGACCGAGCTTGTCGCGCAACTCAATCCGCACGCCGCCAGCGATGCGCTGGGCCAGAAGCTCCTCGCGCTGACGGTGCCGGGCATACCCGACGTCTACCAGGGCACCGAGCTGTGGGACGACAGCCTCGTCGACCCGGACAACCGCCGAGCGGTGGCGTACCCCGCCCGCAGGGCCGCCCTGGACGCGCTGCAGCACCCCAAGATCCGGGTGGTCACTACCGCGCTTCGGCTGCGCCGTACCCACCCCGAGAGCTTCCTGCACGGCGATTATGTTCCGGTGCTTGCCGGCGGCTCGGCGGCCGATCACGTCGTGGCGTTCCGCCGCGGCCGGGACATCCTGGTCGCGGTCACCCGCTGGACGGTCCGGCTGGCCGAAACCGGTTGGGGTAACACGGTGCTGCCGTTACCCGAGGGCTCCTGGACCGACGCGCTCACCGGCGCCACGGCCGTGGGGCCGACGTCGGCGGCCGAATTGTTCGCCGAATTGCCGGTGGTGTTGTTGGTGCGTGGTCATGACTGA
- the glgX gene encoding glycogen debranching protein GlgX — protein sequence MSTNNSNGADVTQPALPTVWPGNAYPLGATYDGAGTNFSLFSEVAEKVELCLIDDRGNGVSESRIPLDEVDGYVWHAYLPNVAPGQRYGFRVHGPFDPAAGHRCDPSKLLLDPYGKSFDGDFAFGQALFSYDVNAVDPNGDTANTGTPPMVDSLGHTMTSVVINPFFDWAFDRAPLTPYHETVIYEAHVKGLTQTHPSVPEGLRGTYAGLAHPAIIDHLKSLNVTALELMPVHQFMHDQRLLDLGLRNYWGYNTFGFFAPHYQYASNRQAGGAVAEFKMMVRSLHEAGIEVILDVVYNHTAEGNHLGPTINFRGIDNKAYYRLLDEDQRLYKDFTGTGNSLNARHPHVLQLIMDSLRYWVLDMHVDGFRFDLASTLAREFYDVDRLSAFFDLVQQDPVVSQVKLIAEPWDVGEGGYQVGNFPGLWTEWNGKYRDTVRDYWRGEPATLGEFASRLTGSSDLYEVSSRRPSASINFVTAHDGFTLNDLVSYNEKHNEANGEDNRDGESHNRSWNCGVEGPTDDPEIVALRCRQMRNFWATLMISQGTPMITHGDEIGRTQNGNNNVYCQDSEISWMDWSLVDKNADLLAFARKVTTLRKNHPVFRRRRFFEGEPIRSGDEVRDIAWLTPGGREMTHEDWNVSFHHRCVAVFLNGDAITAPDARGERVVDDSFLMCFNAHDECVEFVTPHDDYAQEWTVELDTNDPVGLSEGADHVVTAEATVEVPARSLLILRKTA from the coding sequence ATGTCGACGAACAACTCCAACGGCGCCGACGTGACCCAGCCCGCACTGCCGACGGTATGGCCGGGCAACGCCTATCCGCTCGGGGCGACCTATGACGGTGCGGGCACGAACTTTTCGTTGTTCTCCGAGGTCGCCGAGAAGGTCGAACTGTGCCTGATCGACGACCGCGGCAATGGGGTCAGTGAGTCTCGCATCCCCCTCGACGAGGTGGACGGATATGTCTGGCACGCCTACCTGCCGAACGTCGCCCCCGGCCAGCGTTACGGCTTCCGGGTGCACGGACCGTTCGACCCCGCGGCCGGCCACCGATGTGACCCCAGCAAGCTGCTGCTCGACCCGTACGGCAAATCGTTCGACGGCGACTTCGCCTTCGGCCAGGCGCTGTTCTCCTACGACGTCAACGCCGTCGACCCCAACGGCGACACGGCGAACACCGGCACCCCCCCGATGGTCGACTCGCTGGGCCACACCATGACCAGCGTGGTCATCAATCCCTTCTTCGACTGGGCGTTCGACCGCGCACCACTGACCCCGTATCACGAGACCGTGATCTACGAGGCCCACGTCAAAGGCCTCACCCAGACCCATCCGAGCGTCCCCGAAGGACTTCGGGGCACCTACGCCGGCCTGGCCCACCCGGCGATCATCGACCACCTGAAGTCGCTCAACGTCACCGCGCTGGAGCTGATGCCGGTGCACCAGTTCATGCACGACCAGCGGCTGCTCGACCTGGGTTTGCGAAACTACTGGGGCTACAACACATTCGGCTTCTTCGCCCCGCACTACCAGTACGCGTCGAACCGGCAGGCCGGCGGCGCGGTGGCCGAATTCAAGATGATGGTGCGCAGCCTGCACGAGGCGGGCATCGAGGTCATCCTCGACGTCGTCTACAACCACACCGCCGAGGGCAACCACCTGGGCCCGACGATCAACTTCCGCGGCATCGACAACAAGGCCTACTACCGGCTGCTCGACGAGGACCAGCGGCTCTATAAGGACTTCACCGGCACCGGCAACAGCCTCAATGCCCGCCACCCGCATGTCCTGCAGCTGATCATGGACTCGCTGCGCTACTGGGTGCTCGACATGCATGTGGACGGGTTCCGGTTCGACCTGGCGTCCACGCTGGCCCGCGAGTTCTACGACGTCGACCGCCTGAGCGCGTTCTTCGATCTGGTGCAACAGGATCCGGTGGTCAGTCAGGTCAAGCTGATCGCCGAGCCGTGGGACGTCGGCGAAGGCGGCTACCAGGTCGGCAATTTTCCTGGTTTATGGACCGAGTGGAACGGGAAATACCGCGACACTGTGCGCGACTACTGGCGGGGCGAGCCCGCGACCCTTGGCGAGTTCGCTTCCCGGCTGACCGGGTCGTCGGACCTTTACGAAGTGAGCAGCCGACGCCCCAGCGCCAGCATCAACTTCGTCACCGCGCACGACGGGTTCACCCTCAACGACCTGGTGTCCTACAACGAGAAGCACAACGAGGCCAACGGCGAGGACAACCGCGACGGCGAAAGCCACAATCGGTCGTGGAATTGTGGCGTCGAGGGTCCGACCGACGACCCCGAGATCGTCGCGCTGCGCTGCCGGCAGATGCGTAACTTCTGGGCCACCCTGATGATCAGCCAGGGCACGCCGATGATCACCCACGGCGACGAGATCGGGCGCACCCAGAACGGCAACAACAACGTCTACTGCCAGGACTCCGAAATCTCTTGGATGGACTGGTCTTTGGTCGACAAGAACGCCGATCTGCTGGCGTTTGCCCGCAAGGTGACCACGTTGCGCAAGAACCATCCGGTCTTTCGCCGCCGCCGGTTCTTCGAGGGCGAGCCGATCCGCAGCGGCGACGAGGTCCGCGACATCGCCTGGCTCACGCCGGGCGGCCGGGAGATGACGCACGAGGACTGGAACGTCAGCTTTCACCACCGGTGTGTGGCGGTGTTCCTCAACGGCGACGCCATCACCGCCCCGGATGCCCGGGGCGAGCGCGTCGTCGACGACTCGTTTTTGATGTGCTTCAACGCCCACGACGAATGCGTGGAATTCGTCACCCCGCACGACGACTATGCCCAGGAGTGGACCGTGGAGCTGGACACCAACGATCCCGTCGGGCTCAGCGAAGGGGCGGACCACGTGGTGACGGCCGAAGCCACCGTCGAGGTGCCGGCGCGCTCGCTGCTCATTCTGCGTAAGACAGCCTGA
- a CDS encoding acyltransferase family protein: MGNPAPPSRPSATSTLGFYRYDLDGLRGVAIALVAMFHVWFGRVSGGVDVFLALSGFFFGGKVLRAALDPTLRLSPVAETIRLVRRLVPALVVVLAACALLTFLVQPQTRWETFADQSLASLGYYQNWELASTASNYLRAGEAVTPLQHIWSMSVQGQFYLAFLLLVAGFAAALRRPLRAHLRRAFVVLLSVLTLASFVYAIIATHADQTTAYYNSFARAWELLLGVLVGALVPYVRWPMWLRTAAATVALAAILLCGFFIDGVNEFPGPWALVPVGATMLMILAGTNVTDTAELPPPNRLLATAPLVALGAMAYSLYLWHWPLLIFWLSYTGHTHATFVEGAVILLVSGVLAHLTVRLVEDPLRLRTAGTRGAPVAPAVPWQARLRRPGIVLGSTVALLGVALTATSFTWRQHVIVLRAAGKELSGLSAQDYPGARALTEHVRVPALPMRPTVLEVKNDIPDSTRDGCISDFVNPAVVNCTYGDVDATRTIALAGGSHAEHWLPALQILGQLHHFKVVTYLKMGCPLSTEEVPLIMGNNAPYPQCREWVQRTMTKLVADRPDYLFTTSTRPWNIKAGDVMPATYIGIWQTLSDNNIPILAMRDTPWLVKNNKPFDPADCLAKGGTAQSCAIKRSDVLSDRNQTLDFVGQFPLLKPLDMSDAICRADYCRPVEGNVLIYHGAHHLSPTYVRTMVPELGAQIGASTGWW, encoded by the coding sequence ATGGGAAATCCCGCACCGCCTAGTCGCCCGTCCGCCACGTCGACGCTGGGGTTCTACCGTTACGACCTCGACGGCCTGCGCGGCGTCGCGATCGCACTGGTGGCCATGTTCCACGTGTGGTTCGGTCGGGTTTCCGGCGGTGTGGACGTGTTCCTGGCGCTGTCCGGATTCTTCTTCGGCGGCAAGGTCCTGCGCGCCGCCCTCGATCCGACCCTGCGGCTGTCACCGGTCGCCGAGACGATCCGGCTGGTCCGGCGCCTGGTCCCAGCCCTGGTGGTCGTCCTGGCCGCGTGCGCGCTGCTCACCTTCCTGGTGCAGCCGCAGACCCGCTGGGAGACGTTCGCCGACCAGAGCCTGGCCAGCCTGGGTTACTACCAGAACTGGGAACTGGCCAGCACCGCGTCCAACTACCTGCGTGCGGGCGAGGCCGTCACCCCGCTGCAGCACATCTGGTCCATGTCGGTGCAGGGCCAGTTCTATCTCGCCTTCCTGCTGCTGGTCGCCGGGTTCGCTGCCGCGCTGCGCCGACCGCTGCGCGCCCACCTGCGCCGTGCGTTCGTCGTGTTGCTGAGCGTGTTGACCCTCGCGTCGTTCGTCTACGCGATCATCGCCACGCACGCCGACCAGACCACCGCGTACTACAACAGCTTCGCGCGCGCGTGGGAGCTGCTGCTGGGAGTGCTGGTCGGTGCGCTGGTGCCCTACGTGCGCTGGCCGATGTGGCTGCGCACGGCCGCGGCCACGGTCGCGCTGGCGGCGATCCTGTTGTGCGGGTTCTTCATTGACGGCGTCAACGAATTCCCCGGCCCGTGGGCCCTGGTGCCGGTGGGCGCCACCATGCTGATGATCCTGGCCGGCACCAACGTGACCGACACGGCCGAACTGCCGCCGCCGAATCGGCTGTTGGCGACGGCGCCGCTGGTGGCGCTGGGTGCGATGGCCTACTCGCTGTACCTGTGGCATTGGCCGCTGCTCATCTTCTGGCTGTCCTACACCGGGCACACGCACGCCACCTTTGTCGAGGGCGCGGTGATCCTGCTGGTCTCCGGGGTGCTGGCGCACCTGACCGTGCGGCTGGTCGAGGATCCGCTGCGGCTTCGAACGGCCGGCACCCGCGGCGCCCCGGTGGCGCCAGCGGTGCCCTGGCAGGCGCGGCTGCGCCGCCCGGGGATCGTGCTCGGGTCGACGGTGGCGCTGCTCGGCGTCGCGCTGACCGCGACGTCGTTCACCTGGCGTCAGCACGTCATCGTCCTGCGCGCGGCCGGCAAGGAGCTCAGCGGGCTGTCCGCCCAGGACTATCCCGGCGCGCGCGCCCTGACCGAACACGTGCGGGTGCCCGCCCTGCCGATGCGGCCCACCGTGCTGGAGGTCAAAAACGACATCCCGGACTCCACTCGCGACGGCTGCATCAGCGACTTCGTCAACCCGGCCGTGGTCAACTGCACCTACGGCGACGTGGACGCCACCCGCACGATCGCGTTGGCCGGCGGGTCGCACGCCGAACACTGGCTGCCCGCCCTGCAAATCCTGGGACAGCTGCACCACTTCAAGGTGGTCACCTACCTCAAAATGGGCTGTCCGCTGTCCACCGAAGAGGTCCCGCTCATCATGGGCAACAACGCCCCGTACCCGCAGTGCCGGGAATGGGTGCAGCGCACGATGACCAAGTTGGTCGCCGACCGCCCGGACTATCTGTTCACCACATCAACCCGGCCGTGGAACATCAAAGCCGGCGACGTGATGCCGGCGACGTACATCGGGATCTGGCAAACGTTGTCGGACAACAACATTCCCATCCTCGCCATGCGCGACACCCCGTGGCTGGTCAAGAACAACAAGCCGTTCGATCCGGCGGACTGCCTGGCCAAGGGCGGCACCGCGCAGTCATGCGCAATCAAACGTTCCGACGTGCTGTCCGATCGCAATCAGACCCTGGATTTCGTCGGGCAGTTCCCGCTGCTCAAGCCGCTTGACATGTCCGACGCCATCTGCCGCGCCGACTACTGCCGTCCGGTGGAGGGAAACGTGCTGATCTACCACGGCGCTCATCACCTGTCGCCCACCTACGTGCGCACCATGGTTCCCGAGCTCGGCGCCCAGATCGGGGCGAGCACCGGTTGGTGGTAG